The DNA window TATAGTTGAGGCTACTGAAGCCATCGAAGCTACCGTAAATGAACTTGCCAGGAATTTTCCACAAGGAATGCAGCATGCCTACACGGCCAGGCAAGCCACAGATATAGAAAAACAGAACAGCCAACTCAACCAGAATGCCGCCTGGGGGATCCTTTTTGTGATCCTGGTTCTGTTGGCGGGCATTGGTTTAAAAAATGCCCTAATCGTGTCTCTGGCTCTGCCTTTTGCTCTCATGTCATCGTTTCCTCTGATGGTTTTGTTCGATGTGGATCGAACCGGCATTTCCATGTTCGGGCTGATCATCGTTCTCGGTATTGTGGTGGATGGGGCGATCATTGTGGCTGAATCAAGTTACCGTCACATGGAAGAAGGATTAAGTCGCAGAGCTGCTTCGATCCAGGCCATTGATGAGGTGGGTATTCCCATTATGACCTCAGTCTTGACCACCATGGTAGCTTTTGCACCTATCATTTACATGGCAGGTACCATGGGGCAGTTCCTTTCAGTCATTCCAAAAGTTGTCATTTTTACGTTGGTTGGAGCCTTTTTGGCCGATCATTTTCTCATTCCAGTTCTGGCATCGAAATTAATGGTGGTGACCAAAAGAGCGGGGATGCTTAGCGGGGAGTGGAGTGGTAAACGCTTCTATACCCGTTTGGTCGGTTGGGCGTTACGGCATCGCTGGACAGTTGTATTTGGTATTACCGTTGTATTCTTTATGTCCATTGCGGTTGTGGGAATATCTGCGCTGAGTGACACGAAGTTGGTGAAATTGCAGATCTTTCCAAAAGTACCCAAACCCAGGATTATAATCGATGTAAAAACGCCAGCCGGGAGTCAGTTGGATTACACAGATGCGGTAATCAAAGATCTTGAAACCTATTTGCAGACCTTTGCCGAAGTGGATCGCTTTGTATCCACTGTTGGGGAAAGCGGGGTTCAAAATGTGCGTATTGCTCAAGGGGGTGGCAAAGGATCTGAGATCGGTCAAATAAATGTTGATTTGGTGGGCAATGAAGAGCGCGAGCTATCAGTTGAAGAATTGATTGCGGTCATGGATGCTGACCTTTCCCGAATACCAGGGGTGGATTTTACTATTCAGCCCATTCAGGAAGGCCCGCCAGTTTCCAGCAACGTGATCATCGATATCAGTGGTGATGATCTGGAAGCAATCGGTTTTGTGGCGGAACAAGTCAAGCGTGATATGGCCACCATTGAGGGTGCATTGAATGTGAAATCCAGTCTGGGAGTGCGTCGAACTGAATTTCAAGCCCATGTTGATCATGATCGGGCAGCCAGCTATGGACTTTCCAGCCAGGAGATCAGCAACACGCTGGCTGCAGCCATGATCGGTCTGGAAGCCACCACCTATTCTGATGGGCTGGATGACATCCCGGTAGTTGTGCGCTTGGCCACCGAAGGGGATGATGCTGTTGATGCTATTCGTAACCTGAATATCATGAACCAGATGGGTAAGATGATTCCTTTTGAAAATGTAGCCTCTCTTGTGTTGGGAAGTAGCGAAACTCTGATCAAGCATAAGGATTTCAAGCGAAACATATCGGTTTCCTGCGATCTGGCCAAGGGTATTGATGCCACGGATATTCGTCGTCATATGAATCCCTATTTAGCCACTCTGGCAGTACCGGGTGGTGTTACCGTTGAGTATGGCGGTATTGAGGATGAAGCCATGAAGTCATTTTCCAGTCTCGGACGCTCCATGATGATTGGATTTATTGTAATCATGATCATCCTGAGTGCCCAATTCCAATCGGTAAAACAGCCCTTCATCATTGCTCTGGCTATTCCTCTTTCATTCATCGGAGTTGTATTTGGTCTCATGGTTACCCGCGTGCCTTTTGGAATTATGGCTTTCTTTGGAGTGGTAGCTCTCATGGGGGTGGTGGTGAATGATGCCATTGTGCTGATGGCCTATGTAAATAATTTGAGACGCGGAGGTATGCAGGTTCGGGAAGCTTTGATCAAAGCCGGTCGGAATCGTTTACGCCCCATTATCCTGACCAC is part of the Candidatus Neomarinimicrobiota bacterium genome and encodes:
- a CDS encoding efflux RND transporter permease subunit, whose translation is TEIHDIENTILGVDATGNIKRIRDVGTVIDGYETPSSYSRYQGKNSVTLLITKRPGAHIVEATEAIEATVNELARNFPQGMQHAYTARQATDIEKQNSQLNQNAAWGILFVILVLLAGIGLKNALIVSLALPFALMSSFPLMVLFDVDRTGISMFGLIIVLGIVVDGAIIVAESSYRHMEEGLSRRAASIQAIDEVGIPIMTSVLTTMVAFAPIIYMAGTMGQFLSVIPKVVIFTLVGAFLADHFLIPVLASKLMVVTKRAGMLSGEWSGKRFYTRLVGWALRHRWTVVFGITVVFFMSIAVVGISALSDTKLVKLQIFPKVPKPRIIIDVKTPAGSQLDYTDAVIKDLETYLQTFAEVDRFVSTVGESGVQNVRIAQGGGKGSEIGQINVDLVGNEERELSVEELIAVMDADLSRIPGVDFTIQPIQEGPPVSSNVIIDISGDDLEAIGFVAEQVKRDMATIEGALNVKSSLGVRRTEFQAHVDHDRAASYGLSSQEISNTLAAAMIGLEATTYSDGLDDIPVVVRLATEGDDAVDAIRNLNIMNQMGKMIPFENVASLVLGSSETLIKHKDFKRNISVSCDLAKGIDATDIRRHMNPYLATLAVPGGVTVEYGGIEDEAMKSFSSLGRSMMIGFIVIMIILSAQFQSVKQPFIIALAIPLSFIGVVFGLMVTRVPFGIMAFFGVVALMGVVVNDAIVLMAYVNNLRRGGMQVREALIKAGRNRLRPIILTTVTTLAGMIPLSLNLAGGAEYWRPLAVSLIFGLAISSFLTLIVVPVLYSLMESRQERKQLASSG